The following coding sequences are from one Streptomyces angustmyceticus window:
- a CDS encoding DUF2690 domain-containing protein, whose protein sequence is MRTVVRLAAGAAASLLLTLSGTVPGNAAPTVATATATAHCTGSGCAGRNPVGTGCDRQARTVRRSAEIGPLVELRYSAACRAAWVRVTHARGGDRIEARNKGGACRPTSCYARTVAPGHSSVYTAMVNDKGIRAWGCLQRRNGNVVCTEAY, encoded by the coding sequence ATGCGTACCGTCGTACGTCTCGCGGCCGGCGCGGCCGCCTCTCTCCTGCTGACCCTGTCCGGGACCGTGCCGGGGAACGCGGCCCCCACCGTGGCCACGGCCACGGCCACGGCCCACTGCACAGGCAGTGGCTGCGCCGGCCGGAACCCGGTGGGCACCGGCTGCGACCGCCAGGCGCGCACGGTCCGCCGCAGCGCCGAAATCGGCCCCCTCGTGGAGCTGCGCTACAGCGCGGCCTGCCGGGCGGCGTGGGTCCGCGTCACCCACGCGCGGGGTGGTGACCGTATCGAGGCCCGGAACAAGGGCGGCGCCTGCCGTCCCACCTCGTGCTACGCGAGAACGGTGGCGCCGGGCCACTCCTCCGTGTACACCGCCATGGTCAACGACAAGGGGATCAGGGCCTGGGGCTGTCTTCAGCGGCGGAACGGCAATGTCGTGTGCACGGAAGCGTACTGA
- a CDS encoding AAA family ATPase encodes MLRPRGLVDLRGTGDVPARLSYPAGAVVVVSGLPGSGKSTLLRRWSGAASVVDPRIVHVACEAVMPAWLPYAVYRPWARWKYFRWLRTAMRAGDPVLVHDCGGRPWMRRWLARSAGRQGRELHLVLLDVGVAEALSGQEARGRWAPRRAFVRHRKGLDRLLGALPGPGTTQPCAPRAAVDEAEAGSASVQGVRLPHQSGPPQSPPPPRLAPVREAISVVLLDRSSREHVAAVEFAPHGGRAPARL; translated from the coding sequence GTGTTGCGGCCACGCGGCCTGGTGGATCTGCGGGGCACAGGGGACGTTCCGGCGCGGTTGTCGTACCCCGCCGGGGCGGTGGTGGTGGTCTCCGGACTGCCGGGGAGCGGGAAGAGCACCCTGCTGCGGCGATGGTCCGGGGCCGCGTCCGTGGTGGATCCGCGCATCGTCCATGTCGCCTGTGAGGCGGTGATGCCGGCCTGGTTGCCGTACGCGGTGTACCGCCCATGGGCGCGGTGGAAGTACTTCCGGTGGCTGCGTACGGCGATGCGCGCCGGCGACCCGGTGCTGGTCCACGACTGCGGTGGCCGGCCGTGGATGCGCCGGTGGCTGGCCCGAAGCGCCGGACGGCAGGGACGCGAACTGCACCTGGTGCTGTTGGACGTAGGGGTGGCCGAGGCCCTCTCGGGCCAGGAGGCCCGCGGCCGGTGGGCCCCGCGACGTGCCTTCGTCCGGCACCGCAAGGGCCTCGACCGGCTGCTGGGGGCGTTGCCCGGACCCGGCACGACGCAGCCGTGTGCCCCACGGGCCGCCGTCGACGAAGCCGAAGCCGGCTCCGCATCCGTACAGGGCGTCAGGCTCCCGCACCAGTCCGGGCCGCCCCAGTCCCCGCCGCCTCCGCGTCTCGCCCCGGTGCGGGAAGCGATATCCGTGGTCCTACTGGACCGCAGTTCACGAGAGCACGTGGCCGCAGTGGAGTTCGCCCCCCACGGCGGCCGGGCCCCCGCCCGCCTCTGA